The Paenibacillus sp. FSL R7-0345 DNA segment GAACAGGGTAGGCAGCAGCATCCGTCCCGCGTACTGCATAAAGGTGATGCCGAAGAAATCGGCGGACACGATGTTGACCAGATTGCTGACGATCAGCGGCAGCGAGGTCGTATCGGCGATAAACCCGCTGGCGATGATGAACGGAAATACTTTTTTCTCATCAAAATTCAGAGCTCTAACCATCGCAAGCACAATCGGCGTCAGAATCAGCGCAGCCCCGTCATTGGCAAAAAAGGCCGAAACCACCGCTCCCAGCACAATTACGTAGATGAACATTAATGTACCATTGCCCCGGGCCGCCGCTGCCATATGCAGTGCCGCCCACTCGAAAAAGCCGATTTGGTCCAGAATAAGTGAGATCAGAATAATCGCCACAAACGCCAGCGTCGCATTCCAGACAATCAGCGTTACATCACGCACATCCGTGAAGCTTACTACTCCGGCCGCCAGCGCCAGCAGCGCACCTCCGCAAGCCGACCAGCCAATGGACAAGCCGCGCGGCTGCCAAATGACAAAAACCAGTGTAACCACAAAAATAAGAATGGCTAAAACAACCACAACCCAGCCTCCCGCCTGCTCAGGACAGCCATGCCCCAAGCACTTCCCCATATGAAATTAATACTGTGAAACATAGACATTTCCTTATATGCTATCCTGCGGACCAGGAATAATCAAGAGGGGAATTCAGCAGTCAGCGGCACCGGAATACACTTTATTTCAAACTTGCAGTCCGAACAAAACGCCTTCATGGAGGGCCGCATCGTTATGCGGTTTCGCGGAGGTGCTCAAGGAAATTACAGGCTTGCTGTGGCTAGCTCGCGGCATGAATTATTTATGGGATGAAGTACTATTGGCGTTCAGGAGCTCATATGCTTCAATAGGGAAACGAAAAGCAGCTTCCGGGAGGGGAGATGCCGGTCCGAGAGCCATTCTGCCGTTACGGATTGGAGGATCGGACCATGAGTACAGACCAGCTTATCGCCCTGCTTGCCCTTGTCATTATGATCGTACAGCTTGCCGTAAAAAAGGATAAATCCTAATCGCACGCCAGCAGGCCGGACAGCTCCCGATGTAAATTCGGGGAGCTGTCCGGCTTTGGTGTTTGGGCGGATGCTGGAAGGCAACCTGCGCGTGACTGACAATAATACGCTGAGCGCTCCATCATCTAGTTGGATTTTCGCTACTTAATTCCATCGATTCTTAGTATTTAACTAGTTGCCGATTATCCACTTAGCTTAATCAAACGGCTCTGCAGCGGCGGCCATATGCATACAAAGTGCTACTCACCTAATTATATGAATGCACTTCACAACAGCCCTGCCTAAAACCTTGGCCTACCGCACAAAAATACGCACCTGATCATCCCGTGTCCGGCTCATAACCCGGTATCCGGATACGGCTGACGTCGCAATGCCTTCGTCATTCGGCATACAGTAGCCTCCCGGCTGGCAGGTGCCGTCATCACGGACAAGCAGCTTGCCGACAACCCCTACTGCCACCCACTCATCCCGCTGCAGCCGCGGAATATAATCCTCTGCGTCGTTCCATTCCGGATTCAGGACCGGTTCCGTTTTGGACGAGCCGGCGCGAACCACGTTGCCCTCTGTATCCCTGACCTCCGGGACCTCAACCTCCTGGTACTGGATCCGGTCCCATTCATCCGTGACGAACAGCTTGTGCCAGCGCAGATCACTGGAATCCGCCAGGACAGCCGGTCTTCCGCTTACTACGCCCAGAATGTAGGAATCCTTTGCACCAGCCTTGCGGATCTTCTCGCTGCCTCCATCAAAGGTAACAAAATATCCCGGCTCCAGCGCCTGCCCGTCAGAGGTCTCGAACATCTCCGCATAATCGGCTGCAGCCGGGGAAATAACAGTACCGTCCAGATAAAGATTCCCTGTGACTCCTTCAATTACCGCTGAATTAAGACTCGGACCTACCGCCAGCCCGTTAGCCAGATGCCAGGAATAGGCGAACCGGGTTGATCCGTTCTGGCCCATAATATGTGAGCCGGTATGCCCGGGCAGTACGGTCGTATTCTCGCCTTCGGCATGGGAATTTGCCCCGAAGGCGTGGGTCATGAAGCCTTCGGCATGCGACGCTTGCCCGTCAGCCGTAGTATCTGCACCTTCGGCATGGGCATAGGCGCCGCTGGCCAGTGTACTCACGCCTTCGGCATGGCTAAAGGCACCGCTGGCTACAGAGTTAGCGCCCTCCGCATGGGCCGACGGGCCGCTGGCTGTCGTCTGAAAGCCTTCGGCGTGAGTGGCTGTGCCGCTGGCTGTTGTGTTCTGCCCTTCGGCATGCGAGCCGAGATTTCCGCTGGCAATCGTCCGGAAGCCTTCGGCATGGGCCGCCGTCCCGCTGGCCGATGTGCTCTGCCCCTCGGCATGTGAGAAGTCGCCCTGTGCCACCGGCCCCGCCGCAGCCGTTACATCGGAGGTACCTCCCTCCGCATGCGAAGCAAAGCCGAGCGAGGTTGTGCCAACCCCCTCTGCGTGAGAGCCGGCGCCGCTGGCAAAGTTAGGCGCCGGATTACCCTGCTGGTCGGCGCCGCCGCCTTCCGCATGCGAAGCCCTTCCGGCCGCCGAGTTCCCTTCTCCTTCGGCGTGGGCACTTGCTGCACCGGCCTGAGTCGATGTACGGAGACCTTCCGTATGTGAATAGTCTCCCCACGCCTGTGTAGCATTGCCTTCGGCGTGGGCTTCTGCTCCGGCTGCCAGCGTCATTGAACCCTCTGTGTGCGTGCTTTCCCCCATTGCATGGGTCATATATCCCTCAGCGTGAGAAGCCACTCCGCTGGCTGTTGTTGAAGTGCCTTCGGCATGGGCCGTATCATTCGTTGCCTGTGTAAGATAGCCCTCGGCATGAGACGCGCTTGCACTCGCTACGGCAGTACTTCCCTCTGCGTGGGAGCTATTTCCGCTGGCAACCGTAGAAAACCCTTCCGAGTGAGCGGCTGCACCGCTCGCAGTCGTGTTCAATCCTTCGGCATGGGCAGCGAAGCCGCTCGCCGTGTTACCAATCCCTTCCCCCATTCCAGATCACCGCTTTCGTCCGTATTACAATAAACTATGTCCCACAGCGGAGAGCAGTAACGGCAGAACGGTCCAAGTTATCCAAATTGGCGCATGACACGGCCGGCACAGCAGCCCATAATAATTTCCGAAATATCACTTACTAAAGTTGAGAAACATTAAAAAGTATAGTAAGATAGATTCATGAAGAAGGAGGCGGATTAAGATGGAAATAGGAATCAGCACATTTTTGGAAACGACACCCGATCCGGTGACCGGCAAGGTAATTAGCCATGCTGAAAGACTGCGTGAGGCGGTTGAGGAAATCGTCCTGGCCGACCAGGTCGGACTGGATGTATACGGAATCGGAGAGCATCACCGGGCCGATTATGCCGGAAGCGCGCCTGCGGTTGTCCTGGCGGCTGCAGCGGCAATGACCAAGAACATCCGGCTTACCAGCGCCGTATCCGTACTTTCATCGGATGACCCGGTACGGGTCTATCAGCAATTCGCCACACTTGACGGCATCTCTAACGGACGGGCGGAGATTATGGCTGGCCGGGGATCTTTTATCGAATCCTTCCCGCTGTTCGGCTACAGTCTGGACGATTATAATGAACTATTCGAAGAAAATCTCGAGCTGCTGCTGAAAATCCGCGCCTCCGAGAAGGTAACCTGGCGCGGCGGCCACCGTCCGGCGATTGACAACCTGCCTGTCTATCCGCGTGCGGTACAAGACCCGCTGCCGGTATGGATTGCCACCGGCGGCAATCCCGAGTCGGCTATCCGGGCGGGCATGCTCGGTCTTCCGGTAGCATTCGCCATCATCGGCGGCATGCCGGAACGCTTCGCACCGCTGGTGAAGCTGTACAAGGAAGCCGCGGCGCGGGCTGGGCACAACCCTGACAAGCTGCAGATTGCGACCCATTCCCACGGCTTCGTCGGAGAAACAACCGAGCAGGCGGCGGCTCTGTTCTATCCTTCCACCCAGGCGCAGATGAATGTGATCGGACGCGAGCGCGGCTGGGGTCAGAGCTACAACCGCGCAACCTACGACGATGCCCGCAGCCTGCGCGGAGCACTGTATGTCGGCGACTCCGAGTATGTAGCAGAGAAGATCATTCTGCTGCACAAAAACCTCGGCGTAACCCGCTTCTTCCTCCACGTCAACGTCGGCACCATGCCGCACCGCGAGGTTATGCGCGCGATCGAGCTGCTCGGCACCAAGGTTGCCCCGATTGTACGGCAGGAGCTGGCCCGGAAATAACGTTATGTAATGTAAAAGAGATGCCCCGCAGACCATCCCCCGGTCTGTCGGGCATCTCTTTTTTGGCGTTGTTCAAGGTCTGAGCTGCAGTTAACCGCCTATGGAATCAAATTTGCTCACCACTCCGTTTTTGTAAACCTGAATCGCGCTATATTTCCCGCTGCTGTCACCAAGCTCAAAAAACCTTATTTTTCCCAGCCGCTGATCCGTATACTCTGTTGTCCCCAGCTCATTCACATCTAGTCTTAATAAATGATCCTTTAATTCTGATTTCAACGACTCCAGATACTTCGCTTCCTTATCCCTCCCGGTTACCAGGTGGTTAACGATAAGATAAGCCTGCCCGCCGGCAGGTGAATACAGATACAGTCCGCTTTTATCCTTGATCTGGTTTACAAAGCTTCTAGCACCACTGCTAAGCTGCTTCAATTCTACCTCTTTAGGCTCTCCTTTAGCTAAACTGCTGCATCCTGCTATAATAGCAACCATAAAGATACACAGACAGCTTGCTACAGCAGTCATTTTTCTCATTATGCTCCTCCTTAACCCACCCCGGATTTATTGCGTACCCACTGTATACGTCACGGTCTTCACTTTTCCGTCAGGCAGCGTTGCATAGGTGAAAGTCATCACGTTTCCCTCCCGCTTCTTCAGCACCAGCATTTTTGTCAGATAAAAGTCATCCGAGCCGTCTGCCCGGTCCCACTCTTTACGGTCCCCGGCACTGATCAGTTGCTGACTAAGATTGACGCTTGTCCCGCTTGCTGTATGAATGGCAAATAACTGTGTGCTTGTCATTAAGCGCGCCAGAATAATATCTTCCGCCGCGTATTCGATGGTGTAATTCCCTTCTGTGCCTGTGATGCTTTGCAGGTCAAAGAGCTTACCCGGACTCCCGTCCGCGTTTATGTACTGGACACTCCCGCCGTCAGTCATGTAGAGCTGGCCCGTCTTCAGCAGTGGAGCTTTTATGTATGATTTGGCCATATAGTGATAGTCCATCTGCTTCAGGATTTTGCCGTTCCGGATCAGTACCTGATAGCTGTTGCTGAAATCATTGAACATCGCATAATGGTTATCGGTGAGCAGCAAAAGCTCCGTACCCTTACCTACATTCTTAACCGCAAGGCTATGGGTATAAATCAGATCCGTAAACGGCAGCGCCCCGATCAGCACCGGCTTTCCGGTAACGGAAGCACTATAAAATACATCGCCGTTCTTTTGGGAGACCCAGTACGTCCTGCCTTGCGTGGAAGCAACCGAATAACGCAGCTCGTCCACAATATTCAGGCGGTTGCTGTCTTTGTCATACACCGTTTTGCCGCCCAGCAGACTGACTGCCGACACCAGCGGGACATAGATTTTACCTTTGAGGATACGGGGTGCTTCAGCCAGAGTTGACGCATTGCCGTCTACCGTTGCGTTAACAGTACCGGCAGTTAATGTAACTTCATGTCCCGGACGGATCAGCTTCGCTGACTTCGTACTTTGGTTCCAGGTGAGTGCGTAGCCCATCGTCTCTGCCAGCTGCTGCAGCGGAACAA contains these protein-coding regions:
- a CDS encoding peptidase G2 autoproteolytic cleavage domain-containing protein, which gives rise to MGEGIGNTASGFAAHAEGLNTTASGAAAHSEGFSTVASGNSSHAEGSTAVASASASHAEGYLTQATNDTAHAEGTSTTASGVASHAEGYMTHAMGESTHTEGSMTLAAGAEAHAEGNATQAWGDYSHTEGLRTSTQAGAASAHAEGEGNSAAGRASHAEGGGADQQGNPAPNFASGAGSHAEGVGTTSLGFASHAEGGTSDVTAAAGPVAQGDFSHAEGQSTSASGTAAHAEGFRTIASGNLGSHAEGQNTTASGTATHAEGFQTTASGPSAHAEGANSVASGAFSHAEGVSTLASGAYAHAEGADTTADGQASHAEGFMTHAFGANSHAEGENTTVLPGHTGSHIMGQNGSTRFAYSWHLANGLAVGPSLNSAVIEGVTGNLYLDGTVISPAAADYAEMFETSDGQALEPGYFVTFDGGSEKIRKAGAKDSYILGVVSGRPAVLADSSDLRWHKLFVTDEWDRIQYQEVEVPEVRDTEGNVVRAGSSKTEPVLNPEWNDAEDYIPRLQRDEWVAVGVVGKLLVRDDGTCQPGGYCMPNDEGIATSAVSGYRVMSRTRDDQVRIFVR
- a CDS encoding LLM class flavin-dependent oxidoreductase → MEIGISTFLETTPDPVTGKVISHAERLREAVEEIVLADQVGLDVYGIGEHHRADYAGSAPAVVLAAAAAMTKNIRLTSAVSVLSSDDPVRVYQQFATLDGISNGRAEIMAGRGSFIESFPLFGYSLDDYNELFEENLELLLKIRASEKVTWRGGHRPAIDNLPVYPRAVQDPLPVWIATGGNPESAIRAGMLGLPVAFAIIGGMPERFAPLVKLYKEAAARAGHNPDKLQIATHSHGFVGETTEQAAALFYPSTQAQMNVIGRERGWGQSYNRATYDDARSLRGALYVGDSEYVAEKIILLHKNLGVTRFFLHVNVGTMPHREVMRAIELLGTKVAPIVRQELARK
- a CDS encoding copper amine oxidase N-terminal domain-containing protein, with product MKNGKLAAGILAAAIALSPGAASAAADSVIQLNYKETSLGSSQVVTSGTTLVPLQQLAETMGYALTWNQSTKSAKLIRPGHEVTLTAGTVNATVDGNASTLAEAPRILKGKIYVPLVSAVSLLGGKTVYDKDSNRLNIVDELRYSVASTQGRTYWVSQKNGDVFYSASVTGKPVLIGALPFTDLIYTHSLAVKNVGKGTELLLLTDNHYAMFNDFSNSYQVLIRNGKILKQMDYHYMAKSYIKAPLLKTGQLYMTDGGSVQYINADGSPGKLFDLQSITGTEGNYTIEYAAEDIILARLMTSTQLFAIHTASGTSVNLSQQLISAGDRKEWDRADGSDDFYLTKMLVLKKREGNVMTFTYATLPDGKVKTVTYTVGTQ